GGCTGGGGAACCCCCGATCACGTGATGCAGGCGACCGGTGTCTGGCGTGTTGTGTTCAGCCTGTTCCTTTCGCCCGTGATCGGCTTTGCCGCTGGCTATGCCTGTTTTGTCGCCGCTCTATTAGTTCTCATGCGCGCATCGACACGCGTAAATCGGGGATTGAAACAGCTGCAGATCATAACGACTGCCGTACTCGCATTTGCCCACGGAGCTAATGACACACAGAAAGCGATGGGCATACTTGTTTTAACTTTGAACGCCGGCGGTTATTTAGCAGGTGATGAAATTCCTCTCTGGGTGCGACTTCTGAGCGGCACGGCCATGGCGGTGGGCATCGCTTCTCTGGCACCCGGTATTGTCAAAAGAGTAGGTCTGGGAATCTATCGATTGAGACCATTACATGGATTTGTCACTGAATTCTCTTCTGCCGCTGTTGTATTGATAGGCTCAATTACAGGCGGTCCGGTCTCCGCTTCCCAGGTGATTGCATCAACAGTCATGGGTATAGGCACTGCACAGCGAAAAAAAGGCGTGCACTGGCTCGTCGCCAGGGATATGTTGATGGCCTGGTTCCTTACCATTCCATGCGCCGGAATGCTTGCTTATGGGCTGCACATAGGCATCTTTCACTGGCTTAACGCACTTCTTGCAGCCAGTGCTCACTAATGAGTTCAGACAGCCTCAGCTGGACAGACAATCGTTTTTCTTAAGTCGATCTGCGACGAGTACTGCTGCTGTTCGACGGTTTCTTGCGAGCCCCGCCGCTGCCACCAGATCTGGTGCCGAATTTTTTATCACCTGAAAACGATTTGCCGGCAGAACGACCGTACGATTTTGATTCTCCGGACTGTGGCTTGCGACCGTATCCGGAACCGCCACCTTCAGTCTTGCGACCGTATCCAGAACCGCCGCCTTCAGTCTTGCGCCCGTATCCGGAACCGCCACCTTCTGTTTTGCGACCGTATCCAGACCCGCCACCTTCAGTCTTGCGCCCGTATCCAGAACCGCTACCTTCTGTTTTGCGACCGTATCCAGAGCCGCTACCTTCTGTTTTGCGACCGTATCCAGAGCCGCTACCTTCTGTTTTGCGACCATATCCAGATCCGCCACCTTCAGTCTTGCGACCGTAACGAGACTCTCCAGTAGCCGGTTTACGACCGTATCCGGAGCCACCGCCCTCAGTCTTGCGACCGTATCCAGATCCGCTACCTTCTGTTTTGCGACCGTAACTCGAGCCTTCCGTTCCGGTGCGGCGTTTGTAGCCTGATTCGCCGCCTTCGGTGCGACGTTTGTAGCCTGATTCGCCGCCTTCGGTGCGGCGTTTGTAGCCTGATTCACCGCCTTCGGTGCGGCGTTTGTAGCCTGATTCGCCACCTTCCGTTCGGCGTTTGTAGCCTGATTCACCGCCTTCAGTGCGGCGCTTGTAACCTGATTCGCCGCCTTCTGTGCGGCGCTTGTAACCTGATTCGCCGCCTTCTGTTCGGCGCCTGTAGCCGGATTCACCGCCTTCTGGGCGGCGACCATAGCCTGATTCCTGACCACCTTCAAACCGGCGTCCATAACGAGGTCGAGCATCACCGCCCTCCGGTATGCTACCAGACTCACCTTCTGTGGCACCTTCGCCTTCATTGGCAAGCACTTCAACGTCGAGTTGCTCATCCGGGGCACCATCTGCGGTTACGCCAGAATCACTGCGCCAGGTGGCAATCTTTTTGTTGTTCTGACTGACAAATTCCGTCACATATTTGTCTGTTGCACCGAGACGCTTACCATGTGCCAGCAAAATGTATTTGAGTGCCTCAGTCAGATACTGACGCAAGTTCATCTTTTCAGCTTGAGCAAGTTCCTCGGCAAGCTCCATCATTCTGGGGCTGAGGAATAAATTTACATTGTCTTCTTGCTTCGGTCGCTCTGCTCGACCACCAGTTCTTCCACGTGGACGAGGTTGGTCGATTCCTTGCTCGGAACGTTCCCGGCGCTCTTTGAATGCCCGCTCACTATCGGCGGAAGCTCTTTGCACACGAGGTTTTCGCGGCTCCGACTCATTGCTGCGTGAACGACCGCCGTCTTCTTTCTTAACCATACCTGCTGATTCCATATATGTGTTGGGTATGCAAGCATACTCGATTGTGGGGCCAAAGTCTTGCTTTTAGCGTCCCCATGAATACTCGGTTACACCGACAGCGCGACGCACAGCCACCCCACCGTCAGGATTCGAAGGCTTGTGCCCAGAAAACATTCTGGGTGCCCGAAAATGATGAACAACCTTTGGTCTGCGCCTGCCAGCGGTTTTGTGCTCGACAACAGCATGCGCTGCTGTGGAATTGCTATCGTCGGGCAGATCCTTGATATCGGTCACAGCTCCTTCATTCTGACTGCTGAGGAAGGCGCCGGGAGGCACCGATACCCGAGAGTAATACATCTTGTTGTATTGACGCCAGAGCCGAGCCATCACCGTGCCGCCTGTGACGTGCTTATTGGCAATGGGCAGATTATTGTCATTACCGCCCCAGACCGCGGTCACCATATCCGGTGTAAATCCAACAAACCAGAGATCGGTAGCTTTGTCGGCCGTACCAGTTTTTCCGGCTGCAGGTCTGTCTCCAAGGCGAGCCTGCATTCCTGTGCCTGAATTTACGACCTCTTGCAATATGGAAACAAGCCAGGAGACTTCCTCTTCAGGGAAGACCCGGTGTGCATCAGAGTCAAAGTTTTCGAGTAATTCGCCGTTCATCGACTCGACCCGCCTCAAGGCGCGCGGGGTAATGACGACGCCGCCTCTGGCAAAGGTTCCATAAGCACCAGCCAGGTCGAGCGGCGAAAGCGCCGAACTTCCAAGGGCAGAGGAAATATTTGGAGCGATATCACCAGTAATCCCAGCTTCTCTGGCAATCGACAGCACCCGGCTCATTCCGACCATCTGAGCCGCACGAACAGCGCAAACATTGCGTGACTGCGCCAGGGCCTTGCGCACAGGAATCTTGCCGAGAAACTTTCCATCATAATTTTTAGGGCTGTAATCCGCGCTGTCGACCTGATGCACCGTCAGTGGTGTGTCGTCGATGAGAGAATTAGGACCAAGTGCATGTTCCAGAAAGGCAGTCAAATATACAAACGGTTTGAATGTAGATCCCACAGTATGGGGGTTGGTGGCGCAGTTCCATTGCTTGGTCCAGTAGTCGCCAGCACCGCCTACGATGGCGCGCACGCCGCCATCCTTAACAGAAATAGCAATCAACGCCTCTTGCGTAATACCAGCTGGAGCATGTTTGATCTCTTGCGCCAGAACCTTTTCACCGCACTGCTGCGCTACTTGATCCAAATTCGTGAAAACCTTGATGCCCTGCCGGCGCGCCACGGTTTCAGGATAACGCAGTTTGATCAAATCCAATACATAACTGACATAGTAGGGATAAACGTTGAAAGCATGTTGGGGTTTTGGCTCCAGACTACTGTGAAAGTAGAGCGGGTAAAATTTAGCGTGCTGTCCCTGAGCGTGAGTAATGAAACCACATTCGGCCATACCATCAAGGATTTGCCGCTGCCTCAAAATTGCTTCGTCACGGTGTTCCGGACTTCCTAATGTAGACGGCGAACGAATTAGCCCTGCTATGAAGGCAGACTCAGACAGATTGAGCTCCCAGACGTTCTTTCCAAAATACCTTTGTGCAGCCTGTTGTATACCATTGGCGCCGTTTCCGAAATAAATTTCGTTCAAGTAGATCTGCAAAATTTCCGGCTTGCTGTATCGTTTTTCGAGCTCAGTAGCAACAAGAGCTTCGGCAATCTTGCGGTCAGCTGACCGACCGGTGTCGAGAAAAAACAAATTTTTTACCAGCTGCTGCGTAATAGTCGAGCCACCTTCGACGACCTGACGTGCTTGCATATTGGCATAGGCAGCCCTGACCAGACTCTTAAAGTTGATACCACTGTGCTCATAGAAGTGTCGATCTTCTGCTGCGAGCACTGCTTGCTGCATGTATAGCGGTATCTTCTTGAGCGGCACTACAACTCGGCTGACGTCCTGTTCCACTGCGCAGACGAGCTTATCTTTGTGGTCGAAAATTTGAATGGTGCGATTGGGGTGATAATCTTTGAGAAAAGCCAGGTCTGGAACATGGCGCAAGTCATTGCAAACGAGGATGGCTATCACAGCGGCTGTGACTGTAATGATCAAGATTGCGAATCCAACCGCAAGACTTACGATCTGAAAGATATACGAGATCCCGTCACGCGTACTAACGAGAACATTTGTTTTTCTGAGGTTTGGCATAGACAGCCCGCGAACAGCACAATCACTAGGGTAACAGTATTGCTGCCTGGCTGCGGACTAATGTGATCAAGCTTATCTAAGCCCAGAGCGTTGAAGGCGTTGGCCAACGGTCAGTGCGTAGCAGGATAAACCCACGGCGCATCGTAAGTATGCACTGGCTCTCTGTTCATCCACGTCGGAGAGAACGCAATCAAAAGACCAAGCATCACTCCCAGATATAAACTTCTCAACGGCGGGTTTTGCATGTGGTCCTCGGCCTGATGTGGCTCACAATGAATTGAACAGAACTCTAATCCTTATGTTCCCCCGCATTAACCACACCAACCCTCTTGACTTCGCGAGTGAGGAAAAATCCCGAATCGCACACCAGTTGGGGCGTCCGCAATTCAACTGCAAACCAAAAACTCAACCGATAGCGGTTGAGTTTTTGCATTCGATTATGAGCGATACAGTGCTGGATTAGTGCGCGGAGCCTACCAGAACCGAAATCAGCAACAATGCGACGATGTTCAAGATTTTGATCATCGGGTTGATGGCTGGACCAGCAGTGTCTTTGTAAGGGTCACCAACTGTGTCACCAGTCACGGCAGCTTTGTGAGCTTCTGAACCCTTGCCGCCGTGGTTGCCTTCCTCAATGTACTTCTTGGCGTTGTCCCAGGCGCCGCCACCCGAGGTCATCGAGACGGCAACGAAGATACCTGTGACGATAGAACCGACCAGCACACCACCCAACATCTTCGCAGCGGCATATTCACCGGGCATTGCAGCGTTGAGGTAGAAGTATCCGAGACCGGCAATAAGGACAGGTGTCAGAACTGGAATCAACGCAGGTACTACCATCAACTTGATAGCAGCAGTAGTGACGATGTCGACGCACTTAGCATAGTCAGGTTTGGCAGTCGACTCCATGATGCCAGGGATTTCTTTGAACTGGCGACGTACTTCAGTGACAACCAGACCGCCTGCATAGCCGACCGCTTCCATTGCCATTGCAGCAAAGAGGAAGGGAATCAAGCCACCGAGGAAAAGTCCTGCCAGCACATAAGGGCTGGAGAGGTCAAATGTGATTGTCGCGTCAGGAGTAACCTTATGGATAGCAGCCTGCAACTCGGTTGTGTACGAGCTGAACAGTACAATTGCAGCCAGA
This is a stretch of genomic DNA from Candidatus Melainabacteria bacterium. It encodes these proteins:
- a CDS encoding inorganic phosphate transporter, which codes for MLEHLLSILALSILVFFLSVIFTYTNGFQDGSSVAAGAIASRALTKWQSIILVATCEFLGALFGGSAVSHSIQSLTSWRHDPSLLPVLASALFAAILWNYITKVCRIPSSSTHALVGGIIGAVYAGSGGWQNIGWGTPDHVMQATGVWRVVFSLFLSPVIGFAAGYACFVAALLVLMRASTRVNRGLKQLQIITTAVLAFAHGANDTQKAMGILVLTLNAGGYLAGDEIPLWVRLLSGTAMAVGIASLAPGIVKRVGLGIYRLRPLHGFVTEFSSAAVVLIGSITGGPVSASQVIASTVMGIGTAQRKKGVHWLVARDMLMAWFLTIPCAGMLAYGLHIGIFHWLNALLAASAH
- a CDS encoding PBP1A family penicillin-binding protein, which encodes MPNLRKTNVLVSTRDGISYIFQIVSLAVGFAILIITVTAAVIAILVCNDLRHVPDLAFLKDYHPNRTIQIFDHKDKLVCAVEQDVSRVVVPLKKIPLYMQQAVLAAEDRHFYEHSGINFKSLVRAAYANMQARQVVEGGSTITQQLVKNLFFLDTGRSADRKIAEALVATELEKRYSKPEILQIYLNEIYFGNGANGIQQAAQRYFGKNVWELNLSESAFIAGLIRSPSTLGSPEHRDEAILRQRQILDGMAECGFITHAQGQHAKFYPLYFHSSLEPKPQHAFNVYPYYVSYVLDLIKLRYPETVARRQGIKVFTNLDQVAQQCGEKVLAQEIKHAPAGITQEALIAISVKDGGVRAIVGGAGDYWTKQWNCATNPHTVGSTFKPFVYLTAFLEHALGPNSLIDDTPLTVHQVDSADYSPKNYDGKFLGKIPVRKALAQSRNVCAVRAAQMVGMSRVLSIAREAGITGDIAPNISSALGSSALSPLDLAGAYGTFARGGVVITPRALRRVESMNGELLENFDSDAHRVFPEEEVSWLVSILQEVVNSGTGMQARLGDRPAAGKTGTADKATDLWFVGFTPDMVTAVWGGNDNNLPIANKHVTGGTVMARLWRQYNKMYYSRVSVPPGAFLSSQNEGAVTDIKDLPDDSNSTAAHAVVEHKTAGRRRPKVVHHFRAPRMFSGHKPSNPDGGVAVRRAVGVTEYSWGR